The following coding sequences are from one Capsicum annuum cultivar UCD-10X-F1 chromosome 3, UCD10Xv1.1, whole genome shotgun sequence window:
- the LOC107864030 gene encoding glucose-6-phosphate/phosphate translocator 2, chloroplastic, with product MVFSAGQSYAVSTNFDPLKQNLWGSKPYISSVSIKEINLRQCEKPNILSRKPLYISAVLSGFGRADESKVSKSRDPLVQCNAYEASRPQSIPINIEFGQEAQTAAAQKLKIGLYFAIWWALNVVFNIYNKKVLNAFPFPWLTSTLSLAAGSLMMLVSWVTKIAEAPKTDFAFWKALFPVAVAHTIGHVAATVSMSKVAVSFTHIIKSGEPAFSVLVSRLLGETFPLPVYLSLLPIIGGCGLAAITELNFNLTGFMGAMISNLAFVFRNIFSKKGMKGNSAGGMNYYACLSMMSLFILTPFAIAMEGPQVWALGWQNAVSQIGPNFIWWVVAQSVFYHLYNQVSYMSLNEISPLTFSIGNTMKRISVIVSSIIIFQIPIQPVNALGAAIAILGTFLYSQAKQ from the exons ATGGTCTTCTCTGCTGGACAATCTTATGCAGTTTCAACAAATTTTGATCCCTTGAAACAAAATTTATGGGGTTCTAAGCCTTATATTTCATCAGTTTCCATCAAGGAAATCAACTTGAGACAATGTGAAAAGCCCAACATCTTGTCCAGAAAACCTCTCTATATTTCAGCAGTACTAAGTGGATTTGGACGTGCTGATGAAtcaaaagtgtccaaatctaggGACCCTTTAGTCCAGTGCAATGCATATGAAGCGAGTCGGCCGCAATCGATACCAATCAACATTGAGTTTGGACAAGAAGCTCAGACTGCTGCTGCTCAGAAGCTCAAGATTGGGCTCTATTTTGCAATATGGTGGGCATTGAATGTTGTTTTCAATATCTACAACAAAAAGGTGTTGAATGCCTTTCCATTTCCATGGCTTACTTCTACTCTTTCTCTGGCTGCTGGTTCTCTCATGATGTTGGTTTCTTGGGTTACCAAGATTGCTGAAGCTCCAAAAACTGACTTTGCTTTTTGGAAAGCCTTGTTTCCT GTTGCTGTGGCTCACACAATTGGGCATGTGGCTGCAACAGTGAGCATGTCAAAAGTTGCAGTTTCATTCACTCACATAATCAAGAGTGGAGAGCCTGCTTTCAGCGTTTTGGTTTCAAGATTGTTGGGTGAAACTTTCCCATTGccagtttacctttcacttttgcCAATTATTGGTGGTTGTGGTCTTGCTGCTATTACAGAACTCAACTTCAACCTAACAG GTTTTATGGGGGCAATGATATCCAACTTGGCATTTGTATTCAGAAACATCTTCTCAAAGAAAGGCATGAAGGGGAATTCAGCTGGAGGGATGAATTACTATGCTTGTCTTTCAATGATGTCTCTTTTTATTCTGACTCCCTTTGCTATTGCTATGGAGGGTCCACAAGTATGGGCACTTGGATGGCAGAATGCAGTCTCCCAAATTGGCCCAAATTTTATATG GTGGGTGGTGGCCCAAAGTGTGTTCTATCACTTGTACAATCAAGTCTCCTACATGTCCCTAAATGAGATCTCCCCATTGACATTTAGCATAGGTAATACTATGAAGAGAATTTCTGTCATAGTCTCATCCATCATCATCTTTCAAATTCCAATTCAACCAGTTAATGCCCTTGGTGCTGCCATTGCAATCTTGGGAACTTTCCTTTACTCACAG GCTAAACAGTAA